A single window of Anomaloglossus baeobatrachus isolate aAnoBae1 chromosome 5, aAnoBae1.hap1, whole genome shotgun sequence DNA harbors:
- the COA3 gene encoding cytochrome c oxidase assembly factor 3 homolog, mitochondrial, giving the protein MAEKGSTQGSGSTDGKQSPRLSTEQMELLRRRQEMAQWAKSGKLRTRNVVTGLAIGGIVLGIYGYTFYSVSQEKFLDELEAEAKVVRANYPKTSGN; this is encoded by the exons ATGGCGGAGAAGGGAAGCACGCAGGGGTCAGGCTCCACGGATGGAAAGCAGTCGCCAAGGCTCAGCACAGAGCAGATGGAGCTCCTACGGAGAAGGCAGGAGATGGCGCAGTGGGCGAAGTCTGGGAAGCTGCGGACCAGAAATGTAGTAACCGGCCTTGCCATAGGCGGCATAGTGCTGGGCATCT ATGGATACACCTTCTACTCTGTGTCCCAAGAGAAGTTTCTAGACGAGCTCGAAGCTGAAGCAAAAGTTGTACGAGCAAATTATCCCAAAACATCAGGAAATTGA